One genomic segment of Besnoitia besnoiti strain Bb-Ger1 chromosome VII, whole genome shotgun sequence includes these proteins:
- a CDS encoding signal recognition particle 14kd protein (encoded by transcript BESB_076410), with the protein MVLADNSAFLEELGRLYEQNRKTGCGSVWVTLKRTFPALDGVRGLKRKRALQDEDKSQASVCLIRATNGRKKISTQASIYTALKEIQFSGALMGVVRLNADELRPAQRAPRKKVNPEAQPSDAACSQGNKRMRMHQKPSAGDEEQRATDSRKGNRGMEKREDCATENVGGCNVGIRPR; encoded by the exons ATGGTACTCGCCGACAACAGCGCGTTTTTAGAGGAGCTCGGCCGCTTGTACGAGCAGAACCGCAAGACAGGCTGTGGATCTGTCTGGGTGACCCTGAAGCGAA CATTCCCTGCGCTTGACGGTGTCCGCGGCTTAAAGCGTAAACGAGCCCTGCAGGACGAGGATAAGAGTCAGGCAAGCGTGTGTCTGATACGCGCTACCAACGGAAGAAAGAAGATTTCTACACAGGCAAGTATTTACACCGCACTCAAAGAAAT TCAGTTTAGTGGCGCGCTCATGGGAGTCGTGCGGCTAAATGCTGATGAACTGCGGCCCGCACAGCGAGCTCCAAGGAAAAAGGTCAATCCGGAGGCACAacccagcgacgccgcctgtTCACAAGGCAACAAGAGAATGCGAATGCACCAGAAACCGTCTGCCGGGGACGAGGAACAGCGAGCGACAGACTCGCGGAAGGGGAATCGTGGTATGGAGAAGAGGGAAGATTGTGCGACTGAGAATGTAGGCGGGTGTAACGTTGGCATCAGGCCACGATAA
- a CDS encoding PA14 domain-containing protein (encoded by transcript BESB_076430) has protein sequence MPPATEADAIGDKLVPLTSVPGRGGRHTTESAPVELTAGEKYKLRVEMVHTSHLKYENADSAYIKQVPM, from the coding sequence ATGCCACCGGCAACTGAAGCTGACGCGATCGGAGACAAGCTGGTGCCGCTCACGTCTGTCCCCGGACGTGGAGGTCGCCACACGACAGAATCTGCGCCGGTGGAGCTGACTGCCGGAGAGAAGTACAAACTACGCGTCGAGATGGTGCACACCAGCCATCTCAAGTACGAAAACGCCGATAGTGCTTATATAAAGCAAGTCCCTATGTGA
- a CDS encoding PA14 domain-containing protein (encoded by transcript BESB_076420) — protein MYVNGEDSGGSFEFLGTACSIPEEGVDREAEVPKVAIDVRVSQTITPVRYLPFVQSCATSMEDIPVLVPVHEGEQFFAVCPRTCSLSPDGYVYGTDTYAPESSICKAALHSGACAALQACRVLVTVGSARKSFQASSQHGILSYAHGPSESSLGFSNMACAESLLARALVKYKVSFGTGSSPSVNNFFTQTVCGSYHTSCQGWLLDEGKVKHRQNGVMYGKQLMHSIVIDRRSSPVQVGCGLLNKRNALAPYFQTP, from the coding sequence ATGTATGTCAATGGGGAGGACTCTGGGGGCTCCTTCGAGTTCCTCGGAACGGCGTGTAGCATCCCAGAGGAGGGGGTTGATAGGGAAGCTGAAGTGCCGAAGGTCGCTATCGACGTAAGGGTTTCACAGACAATTACACCAGTACGCTACCTGCCATTTGTACAGAGCTGTGCCACCTCGATGGAGGACATTCCCGTGTTGGTGCCAGTACATGAAGGTGAACAATTTTTCGCTGTCTGCCCCCGCACGTGCTCTCTGAGCCCGGATGGATACGTTTACGGGACCGATACCTACGCTCCGGAATCCAGCATATGCAAAGCAGCGTTGCACTCGGGGGCATGCGCCGCATTACAGGCCTGTCGTGTGCTGGTAACGGTTGGCAGTGCCCGGAAGTCTTTTCAGGCGTCCTCGCAACATGGAATTCTATCGTACGCCCACGGTCCCAGCGAGTCGTCACTTGGATTCTCTAACATGGCGTGCGCCGAGTCACTTCTTGCTCGTGCTCTAGTGAAATACAAGGTCTCCTTTGGAACCGGCTCCTCTCCATCGGTAAACAATTTTTTTACGCAGACCGTGTGTGGGAGCTACCACACCAGTTGTCAGGGGTGGCTTTTGGATGAAGGGAAAGTCAAGCACCGTCAAAACGGGGTGATGTATGGTAAGCAGTTGATGCATTCCATTGTAATAGACAGACGATCAAGCCCTGTCCAGGTTGGCTGCGGCCTGCTGAACAAGCGGAATGCCCTGGCGCCTTATTTTCAAACCCCCTGA
- a CDS encoding CMGC kinase (encoded by transcript BESB_076390), with the protein MQDMPAPGATRPSHEKRTQSAQAGDSRSDKLPAALEERYRVLRKLGSGVYGDVYVCAFVGDYPGRNSDVNNAAASSRENGSLLARSYVETVSGGGVKATEELKQSKTAAPLFAIKRVRLPTSKLKSLFGMEQQVLRELTVLRGLNHVNVLKLEAFYFELEPWDRSGPFRAALKRITSDVRREKGQNVPGVCDKEARRRDTVSEKNGADRGPGADGFHAQGSESGITSAQLRSFREAVAKAERESHSESAFRRFQEEAVAAHEAAMKRKLRPEQLYRPTVYMIFELCDCDLAKFADMRYKAFLDFWRSAGQRSQAQTEGAQGGEQFCLGSTSSEDAPPLPGVTEPEAQLIAYQLFQGLAYCHSRGVLHRDVKSQNVMMLRDVGSDGTEHWVAKLGDFGLACCTHSADSSRTEEVVTLLYRAPELLLGRTDYDAAVDVWSMAIVIIEIMVGRPPFKARNDIDMLARIVKCVGCSAAKELLQIAPNRAALESVLPHITKATEQPKLKQLLTDQFGRQLLSDEGLDFLTRLMEVNPAKRLTAAAALQHPWLRPVLDRFPNKDAYIQPQARVQLPPSFLAVDPLAYSCYALQQQSSSRADIAMEGQPLSRASSSSLSCSGKSPYQADLKVSDLCSNACSTLSVNETENRRRGSSVPLLMPWDEAPPPRSQFDVHRGSHVLAAITPRLVTSIYRRCGLGTSHATRCQGGVI; encoded by the exons ATGCAAGATATGCCCGCACCAGGCGCCACGCGTCCTTCTCATGAAAAGCGGACGCAGTCCGCGCAGGCTGGTGATTCTCGGTCGGACAAGCTGCCTGCAGCCCTGGAGGAACGGTACAGGGTGCTACGGAAGCTGGGTAGTGGGGTGTACGGTGACGTGTACGTATGTGCGTTCGTCGGAGACTACCCCGGAAGAAACAGCGATGTGAATAATGCAGCTGcaagcagcagagagaatGGATCCCTGCTCGCCCGCAGTTATGTAGAGACTGTGAGCGGAGGAGGAGTGAAGGCAACTGAAGAGCTGAAGCAGAGCAAGACAGCTGCCCCGCTCTTTGCAATAAAGCGTGTGCGGCTTCCAACATCGAAGCTGAAATCCTTGTTCGGCATGGAGCAGCAAGTGCTGCGAGAACTCACGGTTCTTCGTGGCCTGAATCATGTGAACGTCCTCAAGCTTGAGGCCTTCTACTTTGAACTGGAACCGTGGGATCGCAGCGGGCCttttcgcgcggctctcAAGCGCATCACTTCTGACGTCCGCCGAGAGAAAGGCCAGAACGTGCCTGGCGTGTGTGACAAGGAAGCCAGGCGACGAGACACTGTTTCGGAGAAAAACGGTGCGGACAGAGGCCCCGGGGCTGACGGTTTTCATGCGCAAGGCAGTGAGAGCGGGATTACCTCTGCGCAGTTGCGTTCTTTCCGAGAGGCAGTGGCTAAGGCCGAACGCGAGTCGCATTCAGAGAGCGCGTTCAGGAGATTTCAGGAGGAGGCTGTGGCAGCCCACGAGGCAGCGATGAAGAGGAAGCTGCGGCCCGAGCAACTTTATCGCCCAACAGTCTACATGATTTTCGAGCTCTGCGACTGTGACCTAGCGAAATTCGCAGACATGCGGTACAAAGCCTTCCTCGACTTCTGGCGCAGCGCTGGGCAGCGGTCCCAGGCGCAGACTGAGGGCGCGCAAGGCGGCGAGCAGTTCTGCTTGGGCAGTACCTcaagcgaggacgcgcctccCCTGCCCGGCGTAACGGAGCCTGAGGCTCAGCTGATTGCGTATCAG CTCTTCCAAGGGCTCGCGTATTGTCACTCACGCGGCGTCCTTCATCGAGATGTCAAGTCGCAGAACGTCATGATGTTGCGAGACGTGGGCTCTGACGGGACAGAGCACTG GGTGGCAAAACTAGGAGACTTCGGCCTGGCGTGCTGCACGCACTCAGCCGACTCGAGCAGAACCGAGGAAGTCGTGACGCTGCTGTATCGAGCCCCAGAGCTTCTGCTTGGGCGCACTGACTACGATGCAGCTGTCGACGTTTGGTCTATGGCTATTGTCATCA TCGAAATAATGGTTGGTCGTCCTCCATTCAAGGCTAGAAATGACATCGACATGCTGGCTCGGATCGTGAAGTGCGTTGGCTGCTCGGCAGCCAAAGAGTTGCTCCAAATTGCTCCAAATCGCGCTGCTCTGGAG TCTGTTCTTCCTCACATCACGAAAGCTACCGAGCAGCCCAAGCTTAAACAGCTGCTTACTGACCAGTTTGGTCGGCAGCTGTTAAGCGACGAGGGTCTCGACTTTCTTACCAG GCTCATGGAGGTCAACCCAGCAAAGCGGttgaccgcggcggcggcgctgcagcacccgTGGCTGCGGCCTGTCCTCGACCGGTTCCCGAACAAAGACGCATATATACAGCCTCAGGCGAGGGTGCAGCTACCGCCTTCCTTTCTGGCAGTCGACCCCCTAGCTTACAGCTGCTACGCTTTGCAGCAGCAATCGAGCTCGAGGGCGGATATTGCTATGGAAGGGCAGCCGCTTTCCAGAGCTTCGTCCTCAAGTCTGTCTTGTTCCGGCAAGTCGCCATATCAGGCCGACTTGAAGGTCAGCGACCTGTGTTCAAACGCATGCTCTACGCTCTCAGTAAATGAGACAGAGaacaggcggcgcggaagctCAGTTCCTCTGCTGATGCCCTGGGACGAAGCTCCCCCTCCGAGAAGCCAATTCGACGTGCATCGAGGTTCACACG TGCTGGCGGCAATTACTCCTCGACTTGTCACATCGATATATCGGCGATGCGGTCTTGGCACCTCGCATGCGACTCGGTGCCAGGGGGGGGTTATTTAA
- a CDS encoding hypothetical protein (encoded by transcript BESB_076450): protein MPLRTSAYDFPEATSVKKPRPPRKSTGRRNVFERLTDTAYYTGSHRERFDEFGNGRGIAGREYIYAFDGLTESPSRSHEVYSSVIKRSRKPVVTPGTLGVQRFGVQIPAPRMMWLYRNGDKHDDGTPFFVRPYIKTMEALYQQITKEITPIAGPVRRLFDQNFRVVTDLEDIVDGAKYLCTSGEPPAPYDRLEKFLSEWVVQKSQTKVPSQFFVV from the exons ATGCCTCTTCGTACAAGCGCATATGACTTCCCTGAAGCTACGTCCGTCAAAaagccgcgtcctcctcgcaaATCTACAGGTCGCAGGAACGTTTTCGAGCGCCTAACTGACACTGCATACTACACG GGTTCACATCGGGAAAGGTTCGACGAGTTCGGGAACGGGAGAGGAATCGCTGGTCGagagtatatatatgccttCGACGGCCTGACCGAATCTCCGAGCAGATCCCATGAAGTATATTCATCCGTCATAAAACGAT CGCGGAAGCCAGTTGTCACTCCCGGAACACTAGGAGTTCAGAGGTTTGGAGTTCAGATACCAGCTCCTCGGATGATGTGGCTGTACCGGAACGGCGACAAGCACGATGACGGTACCCCTTTTTTCGTCCGCCCGTACATCAAAACCATGGAGGCACTCTACCAACAGATAACAAAG GAAATCACCCCGATTGCGGGACCAGTCAGAAGACTGTTCGATCAGAACTTTCGGGTCGTTACTGACCTTGAGGACATCGTCGACGGTGCCAAATACTTATGCACCTCTG GCGAACCTCCTGCCCCGTATGACCGGCTGGAGAAGTTCTTGAGCGAATGGGTTGTCCAGAAATCGCAAACGAAGGTGCCAAGTCAGTTTTTTGTGGTATAG
- a CDS encoding nucleosome assembly protein (nap) protein (encoded by transcript BESB_076400), with the protein MAPKRDKRGGGGSSAGATGGSSEGLSKQLSRKGSGNVIAKDGLLRHINEANVDVSRADHKQRPASPSDDENDEERRRKLPAEREARDVVPTAEAEAKAKSIPEAKAKEEAEKKAKEEAEKKAKDEAEMKAKEEAEKKAKEEAEKKAKEEAEKKAEEEAEKRAKDEAENKAKEEAERKAKEEAEKKAKEEAEKKAKEEAEMKAKEEAEMKGKEEAEKKAKDEAEKTAKEGAEKKAKEEAEKKAKEEAEKKAEEEAEKRAKDEAENKAKEEAERKAKEEAEKKAKEEAEKKAKEEAEMKAKEEAEKRAKDEAENKAKEEAERKAKEEAEKKAKEEAEKKVKEEAEKKAEEEAEKKAKEEAEKKAKEEAEKKAKEEAEKKAKEEAEKKAKEEAEMKAKEEAEKKAKEEAEKKAKEEAEKKAKEEAEKKAKEEAEKRAKEEAEKKAKEEAGEKAKDEEEGKAAELEAAEKKAQRAEEEASRKTEAAKDAAEAARAAEQGLAKSMEQAKEIRREFAGAAEGEKKEDLSDCMKEAEDALRAARDEAEKTSIADAKAFEDAEAAAAEAAKEEERVAEVKSSPSTHFQIRVSPARLDSSGKNQSTERSLLAAMAAVGLDTPETREYTKAAEEEAARAAEESGNRAFDGMTAAQKKVVAHLEGNQEHIRLMETRFHEEVAALRDKYDRLMEPIFEQRALILNGQEEAEPASEASGSVENQGLQVGTLALPGFWLRVLEHQPLLSSMLGIRDKPLLLYLRDVKRVLHLRKEDGFTLVFEFDENPFFTPLTLKKTFKMKLEDDDWIVSKTVGTPIEWNENMDVTKSVVVRKQRNVRTKGVRIVHEEQREKSFFSFFEDSVVPEDSELEAMSEAEQTEIFDKLKLEYDAGVTVRDLIIPHAVDWYFGAAEESEDEESSGEVDNENNVNIREPAKESAEEVPAENASGIASWFGF; encoded by the exons ATGGCGCCCAAACGTGAcaagcgcggcggaggcggcagttCCGCCGGTGCCACTGGAGGAAGCAGTGAAGGGCTCTCCAAACAGCTATCAAGAAAAGGATCCGGGAACGTGATTGCCAAAGACGGGCTTCTGCGTCACATAAATGAGGCGAACGTCGACGTGTCCCGCGCTGACCACAAGCAGCGacccgcctctccctcggaCGACGAAAATGATGAAGAGAGACGGCGCAAGCTGCCAGCTGAACGGGAAGCAAGGGACGTAGTCCCGACGGCTGAGGCTGAGGCGAAGGCAAAAAGCATCCCTGAGGCAAAGgcaaaggaggaggcggaaaagaaggcgaaggaagaggcagagaaaaaggcgaaggATGAGGCAGAAATGAAGGccaaggaggaggcggaaaagaaggcaaaggaagaggcagagaaaaaggcgaaggaagaggcggaaaagaaggcagaggaggaggcagagaaaagggCGAAGGATGAGGCAGAAAACAAGgcaaaggaggaggcggaaaggaaggcaaaggaggaggcggaaaagaaggcaaaggaagaggcagagaaaaaggcgaaggaagaggcagaaatGAAGgcaaaggaggaggcggaaatGAAGGGaaaggaagaggcagagaaaaaggcaaAGGATGAGGCAGAAAAGACGGCAAAGGAGGGGGCGGAAAAGAAGGcaaaggaggaggcagagaaaaaggcgaaggaagaggcggaaaagaaggcagaggaggaggcagagaaaagggCGAAGGATGAGGCAGAAAACAAGgcaaaggaggaggcggaaaggaaggcaaaggaggaggcggaaaagaaggcaaaggaagaggcagagaaaaaggcgaaggaagaggcagaaatGAAGGcaaaggaggaggcagagaaaagggCGAAGGATGAGGCAGAAAACAAGgcaaaggaggaggcggaaaggAAGGcaaaggaggaggcagagaaaaaggcgaaggaagaggcagagaaaaaggtgaaggaagaggcggaaaagaaggcagaggaggaggcggaaaagaaggcaaaggaagaggcagagaaaaaggcgaaggaagaggcggaaaagaaggccaaggaggaggcggaaaagaaggcaaaggaagaggcagagaaaaaggcgaaggaagaggcagaaatGAAGGcaaaggaggaggcagagaaaaaggcgaaggaagaggcagagaaaaaggcgaaggaagaggcagagaaaaaggcgaaggaagaggcagagaaaaaggcgaaggaagaggcagagaaaagggcgaaggaagaggcagagaaaaaggcgaaggaggaggcaggagagaaggcgaaggatgaggaggaagggaaggcagcggaactggaggcagcagagaaaaaggctCAACGCGCTGAAGAGGAAGCCTCGCGAAAGACAGAGGCCGCAAAAGatgctgcagaagcagcacGCGCGGCTGAGCAGGGGCTGGCAAAGTCGATGGAGCAAGCAAAGGAAATACGGCGTGAATTCGCTGgtgccgcggagggcgagaaaaaggaggATCTTTCAGACTGCAtgaaggaagcagaggatGCTCTTCGGGCAGCACGGGATGAGGCAGAAAAGACGTCCATAGCTGATGCGAAGGCATTCGAGGAtgcagaagctgctgcagctgaggccgccaaggaagaagagcgggTGGCGGAGGTGAAGTCGAGTCCGTCGACACACTTTCAGATCCGAGTGAGCCCGGCACGTTTGGATTCGTCGGGTAAGAACCAGTCGACTGAACGTAGCCTGTTAGCGGCTATGGCTGCAGTGGGGCTAGACACGCCGGAAACTCGAGAGTACACaaaggccgcagaggaggaagccgcgcgtgctgctgaAGAAAGTGGTAACCGTGCGTTTGACGGTATGACCGCCGCACAGAAGAAGGTGGTGGCTCACTTGGAGGGGAACCAGGAGCACATAAGGCTGATGGAGACTCGTTTCCACGAGGAAGTAGCTGCTCTGCGAGACAAGTACGATAGGCTTATGGAGCCTATCTTTGAGCAGCGTGCCTTGATTCTGAATGGacaagaagaggcggagccAGCGAGTGAGGCCAGCGGCTCTGTCGAGAATCAGGGCCTGCAGGTGGGCacgctggcgctgcctggCTTTTGGCTGCGTGTGCTCGAGCATCAGCCGCTCTTGTCTTCCATGCTAGGCATTAGAGACAAGCCCCTTCTCCTGTACCTCCGCGACGTCAAGCGAGTGTTGCATCTGCGCAAGGAGGACGGCTTCACGTTGGTTTTTGAGTTCGATGAGAATCCGTTTTTCACGCCCTTGACTCTCAAAAAGACCTTCAAAATGAAACTCGAGGACGATGACTGGATTGTTTCAAAAACAGTGGGAACGCCGATTGAGTGGAACGAGAACATG GACGTTACGAAAAGCGTGGTTGTCCGTAAGCAACGAAATGTGCGGACTAAAGGCGTGAGGATCGTTCACGAGGAGCAGCGCGAAAAGAGCTTCTTTTCGTTTTTTGAAGATAGCGTGGTCCCGGAAGACTCCGAGCTGGAGGCAATGAGCGAAGCG GAACAGACCGAGATTTTCGACAAGCTCAAGCTGGAGTACGACGCGGGCGTGACCGTGAGAGACCTCATTATCCCGCACGCGGTTGACTGGTATTTtggagcggcggaggaatCAGAAGATGAGGAATCTAGCGGTGAAGTCGATAACGAAAACAACGTGAACATTCGCGAACCGGCTAAGGAAAGCGCGGAAGAGGTGCCGGCCGAGAATGCAAGTGGAATAGCATCGTGGTTTGGTTTTTGA
- a CDS encoding PA14 domain-containing protein (encoded by transcript BESB_076440): protein MVRALLPFAVSFLAAQRCNGQNAGYTLGPLQQLTQFRKQHRRTIDGRLCAAAFVQDDQTYTDCTTARAPDGATGKPVPLESPTETLPVNSFLPGGEWCYVEVQLLGKGGRDWNWCIPPIDYGE from the coding sequence ATGGTGCGGGCTCTCTTGCCATTTGCCGTCTCGTttctcgctgcgcagcgatGCAATGGCCAAAATGCCGGATACACTCTTGGTCCACTACAACAGCTAACGCAGTTTCGTAAACAGCACCGTCGAACAATTGACGGAAGACTGTGCGCAGCTGCTTTCGTCCAAGATGACCAGACTTACACAGACTGCACGACTGCTAGAGCGCCAGACGGAGCAACGGGCAAGCCAGTACCGCTCGAAAGCCCAACAGAGACGCTGCCGGTTAACTCTTTCCTACCAGGAGGTGAATGGTGCTATGTGGAAGTCCAGCTCTTAGGCAAGGGAGGAAGAGACTGGAACTGGTGCATTCCCCCGATAGACTATGGTGAGTGA